Sequence from the Carassius auratus strain Wakin chromosome 32, ASM336829v1, whole genome shotgun sequence genome:
GTTTAACAATAAATCATACATATACTACAACATTTAGGTTAAGGAGactatttaattcaaatattggTAAACTTCTTAATaatactgaaagaaagaaagtggtCCCTGAGGCCATTCTATTAATAACAGTTCCTTCAACCTTTTTTAATTACAGGACAGAAGGATCTAGAATCCATAATGAGCACAAGTCAGTCAGTAGGTGAGTGTAATATTTAGTCCAAGGTGATGGAAGGTCATATTTGTGAGGAATTAAAACAAATCCACTGGTATGTATATGTGCACCGAGCTACTCACAGCCAGCTGCTGCTGGAGGCTCTTGACCTGGGCATGGAGTGTGTCAGTGTGTTGAGTCTGTCTCTTGTTGGACACGTTGCCAGCATAAGCCAGCTGGGATAAGCCATTTAGAGCCTGTTTCAGCCTTTCAACGTCTGCCAACAGTTCTGTGATCTGAAACGAAGAACACCTTGCTTATAATCTGACAAAATATCAAGCACTTATCGAGAACGCTCTTCCACATAACCAATGAGTATATGACAATCTCACCCTTTTGTCTTTAAGCTCAGTCTGCTCTGAGGACGCCTGGATCCTCTTCTGCAGTTCTCCAATGGTGCTCATTGATTCCTCATATCTCTCTTTTAGATCTCGGATCTCCTTCTCAATGGAGGCACTCTTTACCTGCAGGGTCTCGGTTTCCGCTCTCGCCCTCTTCTCACCCTCCCTAGCAAGTGTTGTTTCCCTGTACAGATCCTCATATTGCTCATCCAGTCCTGACATCCGATCACCAAGTTTACACACCTCCTCCTCCAGCTTGTGCTTTTCAGCTCTGAGCAGGGTCACCTGCTCTTCATGGCTGTGGAGATCATCCAGAGCATGCGTGGCTCTGAGAAGCTCAGCCTGTAGAGTGGCTACATCCTCAGCCCTCTGTGCATTGGTTTCTTCCTCCTCCCGCAGCGCCATGCGAAGCTTATTGACCTCACGCTCCAGAGCCTCTCTAACCTGGCTATACTGGGCCTCATCGTAGCTCTGACTCTGAAGCCGTTTCTCTAGCTCATGAACACGCTGGACTTCCAGTCTGTGAGCTTCTTGTAAGCACTTGCACTCCTTTTGCGCCTCCTGCAGGCTGCCACTCAGAGAGCCCTGCATGGCCTCGAACTGCTCCAGATGGATATACTCACAATTCAGTTTCTTTTGGAGACTCTGGATCTCAGAGTTGCACAATGCATTTTTCTCCTCGAGCTCGGCCCGCTGGATCGTAACCTCTTTATATTGCTGCTCCAGCTCCATCAGCTTCAGACTCAGCTCCTCCACCTGGCCCGTGCAGCGATCCTCCACTTCCTTGTACTTCTCATTGGCCACAAGCCCCGTCTGAAGTTTCTGCTGCAGATTTGCCATCTCATCCTTCAATTTTTCATTCTCTTGCCTTTGGCGTTCCCCTTTGGTCTTTTCATCACTGCATATCTCCTGCATTTCGGCAAGTTTTTCTGCCAAGTCCTTCAGAGCAGTGTTGAAATGCATCTCTTTTTCCTCCATGGCAGTCAACGGAACAAACTTCAACTGCAATGCCTCCTGAATAGTATCCAACTCTTTCTTCTGTGCTTCGATTTCCATGTGGAGCTTTGATGCGCTCTCTTGAGCACACTGGTACTTAGAGTAGGCATCTTGAGCTCTTCCCTCTGCTTCTGATAAAGCTTTGCTCATTGTGCTTTTCAATATCTCATGTTCCACAAGGCTGATATAGTCATTTTCCAACTTGGCCTGCACATTCTCAAACTCCTCATTCAACATAGCATTTCCTTTTTTCACCCTCTGTAACTCTGCTTCCCGAACTCTGCAATCATCCTCCAACTTTGCGATTTCAATCTTTGCTTTCTCCAAAGCTTCATTTAACTCAGTCTGCACTCTCTCATTCTCATTCTTTGTGACAAACTCAATGTCAAAGCTCTGCTTCAGTGATGCTTTTTCAGCTGCCAAAATCTCAAGTTCACTGACTTTCTCGTGGTATTGATCCTGAAGACTATTAAGATCTCTTTCCAGTTCGTTGTTGCGTTCTGTGAGAGTACTCATCTCACTCTCATAACGTTCACAGGGGATGTACATGCTCCTCAGGTTGGCAATGTTTTCACAAAGAGAGGTCTTCTCTTCCTGCAACCTCTGTAGCTGCTCTTCAGCCTGTTTTCTCTTCCCAGTCTCCTCCGCTAACCTAACACTCAACTCCTCCACAGCGAGACCCATAGACCTCTTCACCTCCTCATGGTTTTCCAATGTCACAAACTTGGTATTCAGATTGTTGGCGAGTTCCTGCAGCTGCTCTCTGAGCTGTTCTCTCTCATCCTCGCCTTCCTCCACTTCACAAATTAATGACTGACACTTTGCAGTGACGTCAGCAAGTTTCTTCTTCAGGGTTGAGCTTTGCTCCTCCAGAGCAGCCCGGACTCGCTCGTGCTCTTGCAGGGGGACAGACTGTCGGTCGTCCATCACACGGTGGAGCTCTGCCACTTCCTCCAGCACACGGTCATAATCCTCCCTTAACTCTGCCAACTGTAGCTCTTTCTCATCCACAGCATTGGTAAAGAGGTTCTTCATGTTGTCAAACTTCTCTCCTGGAACCATTGATGTCAACCTGGCCTCTGATGTCTTCACTTGACCCTGCATGTTTAAGAGTGTCTCCTCCATGA
This genomic interval carries:
- the LOC113051466 gene encoding uveal autoantigen with coiled-coil domains and ankyrin repeats protein-like isoform X1, whose translation is MKSLKYRLKKHEVTITNTDWNKYDDKLMKAVEKKDVDKIATVLGKKNIIPTKLDVEGRSAFHLAATRGHLDCLSLFLNHGVDITATDATGKNALHLAARNAQSQCVQKLLQHNCPVGNVDLQGRTALHDAAMAGCSSSVKLLCDSGALVNASDFDGRTPLILATQMCHPHICQLLLERGSDITVRDKQNKTALIHGCEFACKDAVDVLLKHGADVTAVDGSGHDSYHYARLGKKQELVSLVKSYLDSATKAKEAAKMEPKKRQLQSGELVSETSNRDKIIQDLEKQNESQQGTLEKFQQEQRTLLDKVNSLQHQLSQNNSTVEDLHKEREQLKRLLSAKEKEEGARAVETVRVQQRSHLGDYPGQSVIKGKDNVLVRQSHSLDSAQILEPTGPSRSVARPLELSQPVAWDPETLCQELECVRRQQEAAQEEVGRLQKALACKSQECEELTRKCETIKRESDQQIHELEEAMGDMQKRMIDSEAKVKQLQAQVVAVKEHLNNQVVDDLKAQLNEVKAKYEGASAEVGRVRNHLKQSEKALEEYKKGEGLLAVEVESLTAELSAMREDHKIMEETLLNMQGQVKTSEARLTSMVPGEKFDNMKNLFTNAVDEKELQLAELREDYDRVLEEVAELHRVMDDRQSVPLQEHERVRAALEEQSSTLKKKLADVTAKCQSLICEVEEGEDEREQLREQLQELANNLNTKFVTLENHEEVKRSMGLAVEELSVRLAEETGKRKQAEEQLQRLQEEKTSLCENIANLRSMYIPCERYESEMSTLTERNNELERDLNSLQDQYHEKVSELEILAAEKASLKQSFDIEFVTKNENERVQTELNEALEKAKIEIAKLEDDCRVREAELQRVKKGNAMLNEEFENVQAKLENDYISLVEHEILKSTMSKALSEAEGRAQDAYSKYQCAQESASKLHMEIEAQKKELDTIQEALQLKFVPLTAMEEKEMHFNTALKDLAEKLAEMQEICSDEKTKGERQRQENEKLKDEMANLQQKLQTGLVANEKYKEVEDRCTGQVEELSLKLMELEQQYKEVTIQRAELEEKNALCNSEIQSLQKKLNCEYIHLEQFEAMQGSLSGSLQEAQKECKCLQEAHRLEVQRVHELEKRLQSQSYDEAQYSQVREALEREVNKLRMALREEEETNAQRAEDVATLQAELLRATHALDDLHSHEEQVTLLRAEKHKLEEEVCKLGDRMSGLDEQYEDLYRETTLAREGEKRARAETETLQVKSASIEKEIRDLKERYEESMSTIGELQKRIQASSEQTELKDKRITELLADVERLKQALNGLSQLAYAGNVSNKRQTQHTDTLHAQVKSLQQQLADAERQHREVVSIYRTHLLSAAQGHMDEDVQAALLQIIRMRQGFVC
- the LOC113051466 gene encoding uveal autoantigen with coiled-coil domains and ankyrin repeats protein-like isoform X3 → MKSLKYRLKKHEVTITNTDWNKYDDKLMKAVEKKDVDKIATVLGKKNIIPTKLDVEGRSAFHLAATRGHLDCLSLFLNHGVDITATDATGKNALHLAARNAQSQCVQKLLQHNCPVGNVDLQGRTALHDAAMAGCSSSVKLLCDSGALVNASDFDGRTPLILATQMCHPHICQLLLERGSDITVRDKQNKTALIHGCEFACKDAVDVLLKHGADVTAVDGSGHDSYHYARLGKKQELVSLVKSYLDSATKAKEAAKMEPKKRQDLEKQNESQQGTLEKFQQEQRTLLDKVNSLQHQLSQNNSTVEDLHKEREQLKRLLSAKEKEEGARAVETVRVQQRSHLGDYPGQSVIKGKDNVLVRQSHSLDSAQILEPTGPSRSVARPLELSQPVAWDPETLCQELECVRRQQEAAQEEVGRLQKALACKSQECEELTRKCETIKRESDQQIHELEEAMGDMQKRMIDSEAKVKQLQAQVVAVKEHLNNQVVDDLKAQLNEVKAKYEGASAEVGRVRNHLKQSEKALEEYKKGEGLLAVEVESLTAELSAMREDHKIMEETLLNMQGQVKTSEARLTSMVPGEKFDNMKNLFTNAVDEKELQLAELREDYDRVLEEVAELHRVMDDRQSVPLQEHERVRAALEEQSSTLKKKLADVTAKCQSLICEVEEGEDEREQLREQLQELANNLNTKFVTLENHEEVKRSMGLAVEELSVRLAEETGKRKQAEEQLQRLQEEKTSLCENIANLRSMYIPCERYESEMSTLTERNNELERDLNSLQDQYHEKVSELEILAAEKASLKQSFDIEFVTKNENERVQTELNEALEKAKIEIAKLEDDCRVREAELQRVKKGNAMLNEEFENVQAKLENDYISLVEHEILKSTMSKALSEAEGRAQDAYSKYQCAQESASKLHMEIEAQKKELDTIQEALQLKFVPLTAMEEKEMHFNTALKDLAEKLAEMQEICSDEKTKGERQRQENEKLKDEMANLQQKLQTGLVANEKYKEVEDRCTGQVEELSLKLMELEQQYKEVTIQRAELEEKNALCNSEIQSLQKKLNCEYIHLEQFEAMQGSLSGSLQEAQKECKCLQEAHRLEVQRVHELEKRLQSQSYDEAQYSQVREALEREVNKLRMALREEEETNAQRAEDVATLQAELLRATHALDDLHSHEEQVTLLRAEKHKLEEEVCKLGDRMSGLDEQYEDLYRETTLAREGEKRARAETETLQVKSASIEKEIRDLKERYEESMSTIGELQKRIQASSEQTELKDKRITELLADVERLKQALNGLSQLAYAGNVSNKRQTQHTDTLHAQVKSLQQQLADAERQHREVVSIYRTHLLSAAQGHMDEDVQAALLQIIRMRQGFVC
- the LOC113051466 gene encoding uveal autoantigen with coiled-coil domains and ankyrin repeats protein-like isoform X2, translated to MSRWLKCTSMYFNTDWNKYDDKLMKAVEKKDVDKIATVLGKKNIIPTKLDVEGRSAFHLAATRGHLDCLSLFLNHGVDITATDATGKNALHLAARNAQSQCVQKLLQHNCPVGNVDLQGRTALHDAAMAGCSSSVKLLCDSGALVNASDFDGRTPLILATQMCHPHICQLLLERGSDITVRDKQNKTALIHGCEFACKDAVDVLLKHGADVTAVDGSGHDSYHYARLGKKQELVSLVKSYLDSATKAKEAAKMEPKKRQLQSGELVSETSNRDKIIQDLEKQNESQQGTLEKFQQEQRTLLDKVNSLQHQLSQNNSTVEDLHKEREQLKRLLSAKEKEEGARAVETVRVQQRSHLGDYPGQSVIKGKDNVLVRQSHSLDSAQILEPTGPSRSVARPLELSQPVAWDPETLCQELECVRRQQEAAQEEVGRLQKALACKSQECEELTRKCETIKRESDQQIHELEEAMGDMQKRMIDSEAKVKQLQAQVVAVKEHLNNQVVDDLKAQLNEVKAKYEGASAEVGRVRNHLKQSEKALEEYKKGEGLLAVEVESLTAELSAMREDHKIMEETLLNMQGQVKTSEARLTSMVPGEKFDNMKNLFTNAVDEKELQLAELREDYDRVLEEVAELHRVMDDRQSVPLQEHERVRAALEEQSSTLKKKLADVTAKCQSLICEVEEGEDEREQLREQLQELANNLNTKFVTLENHEEVKRSMGLAVEELSVRLAEETGKRKQAEEQLQRLQEEKTSLCENIANLRSMYIPCERYESEMSTLTERNNELERDLNSLQDQYHEKVSELEILAAEKASLKQSFDIEFVTKNENERVQTELNEALEKAKIEIAKLEDDCRVREAELQRVKKGNAMLNEEFENVQAKLENDYISLVEHEILKSTMSKALSEAEGRAQDAYSKYQCAQESASKLHMEIEAQKKELDTIQEALQLKFVPLTAMEEKEMHFNTALKDLAEKLAEMQEICSDEKTKGERQRQENEKLKDEMANLQQKLQTGLVANEKYKEVEDRCTGQVEELSLKLMELEQQYKEVTIQRAELEEKNALCNSEIQSLQKKLNCEYIHLEQFEAMQGSLSGSLQEAQKECKCLQEAHRLEVQRVHELEKRLQSQSYDEAQYSQVREALEREVNKLRMALREEEETNAQRAEDVATLQAELLRATHALDDLHSHEEQVTLLRAEKHKLEEEVCKLGDRMSGLDEQYEDLYRETTLAREGEKRARAETETLQVKSASIEKEIRDLKERYEESMSTIGELQKRIQASSEQTELKDKRITELLADVERLKQALNGLSQLAYAGNVSNKRQTQHTDTLHAQVKSLQQQLADAERQHREVVSIYRTHLLSAAQGHMDEDVQAALLQIIRMRQGFVC